From one Dermacentor andersoni chromosome 1, qqDerAnde1_hic_scaffold, whole genome shotgun sequence genomic stretch:
- the LOC126545881 gene encoding uncharacterized protein, producing MPTIGADRGFMATANGLLRIAEIILGLCGLICIESISGECYYAYLHRYEFSLFVVITSFLFAFFVIMVFVLRAQEALARCFNVPLSLLVSDSFIALFYLIVCLLEFTAFCPDPDDNASTKVAGVFAMFAMMCFVVSSYFSYKFFQEERLPALPPPGLHSATVTQVLPK from the exons ATGCCGACCATCGGCGCTGACCGTGGATTCATGGCCACCGCCAACGGGCTCCTGAGGATAGCCGAGATC ATCTTGGGCCTGTGCGGGCTCATCTGCATCGAGTCAATCAGCGGCGAGTGTTATTACGCCTACCTACACCGCTACGAGTTCAGCCTGTTCGTGGTCATCACGTCGTTCCTGTTCGCTTTCTTCGTCATCATGGTGTTCGTGCTACGCGCCCAGGAGGCCCTGGCCAGATGCTTCAACGTCCCGCTCTCC CTACTGGTGAGCGACAGCTTCATCGCTCTGTTCTACCTGATCGTTTGCCTGCTCGAGTTCACTGCTTTCTGCCCAGATCCAGATGACAATGCATCGACCAAAGTCGCTGGG GTGTTCGCCATGTTCGCCATGATGTGCTTCGTGGTCTCCTCCTATTTCTCGTACAAGTTCTTCCAAGAGGAGAGGCTACCCGCACTGCCGCCGCCAGGCCTGCACTCGGCCACCGTCACGCAGGTGCTGCCCAAGTAG